A single genomic interval of Antarcticibacterium arcticum harbors:
- the murQ gene encoding N-acetylmuramic acid 6-phosphate etherase: MSDQHKPSTEQSSRYNDLELMSTEELLRNMNREDKTVPELIEKEIPKIQELVDVITKQIEIGGRLFYIGAGTSGRLGVLDASECPPTFGVSDDVVIGLIAGGDVALRKAVENAEDNNIQAWKDLQEFDINAKDVLIGIAASGTTPYVIGGIKQAAENGLITGCITNNRNSPLAAAAKYPIEIEVGPEFVTGSTRMKSGTAQKLVLNMISTSVMIKLGRVKGNKMVDMQLSNKKLVNRGIKMIMEELGVNETEASRLLNEHKNVRNVLKNRQ; this comes from the coding sequence ATGAGCGATCAACATAAACCTTCAACCGAACAGAGTTCGCGATATAATGATCTTGAATTGATGAGCACAGAAGAATTGCTCCGCAATATGAATCGCGAGGACAAGACCGTGCCCGAATTAATAGAAAAAGAGATCCCAAAAATTCAGGAGTTGGTAGATGTAATTACCAAACAAATTGAAATAGGAGGAAGGCTGTTCTACATTGGTGCAGGAACCAGTGGCAGGCTTGGAGTGCTTGACGCATCCGAATGTCCTCCAACCTTCGGGGTTAGTGATGATGTAGTGATAGGCTTAATTGCAGGCGGAGATGTAGCTTTGAGGAAAGCAGTTGAAAACGCTGAAGATAATAATATTCAGGCCTGGAAAGACCTTCAGGAATTTGATATCAATGCGAAGGATGTACTTATTGGCATTGCCGCTTCCGGTACCACTCCTTATGTTATTGGTGGAATAAAACAAGCTGCTGAAAACGGACTTATCACTGGATGTATCACCAATAATAGAAATTCCCCTCTTGCAGCTGCTGCAAAATACCCCATAGAGATTGAAGTTGGTCCTGAATTCGTTACCGGAAGCACAAGAATGAAATCTGGCACTGCTCAAAAACTTGTTCTTAATATGATATCCACTTCTGTTATGATAAAATTGGGACGAGTAAAAGGGAATAAGATGGTAGATATGCAATTAAGCAATAAAAAATTGGTAAACCGTGGCATCAAAATGATCATGGAAGAGTTGGGGGTTAATGAAACAGAAGCCTCCCGCTTATTGAATGAGCATAAGAATGTAAGAAATGTGCTTAAAAACCGCCAATAA
- a CDS encoding beta-N-acetylhexosaminidase, with protein sequence MGPEGYILEINESGVFMKAATTAGLFYAIQSLRQILPSSLEDTPLQNKRIQLPHLYIKDVPQYSWRGTMVDIARSFFGLEYLKSHVDRMALYKMNRLHLHLTDDQGWRIEIKSKPALTNVGSKGAVENGRYGYLTQKQYLELQDYALARNIVIVPEIDMPGHIYSALVAYPELNCEEYSNIEPKMATPPELFTGTKVGWSKLCLTKPEIYNFVSKVIGEISTITHGPWIHIGGDEIKDDLYETFVVKADSIVQHHGKTSIGWEEVTKAKVSNSLISQQWHGKVESLVDVKVIESICTSFYFDHANIPGQEKTNNWCKKSGVTLEEVYSYSSSNKNVIGLEAPVWTEFVWDDSSLDNRFWPRTIAVAELAWNHDAPRDYREFSGRLQQHQDRLQRMGVNYFPAEELSWKENQNTRIKADVFRGFIPESFKRTTLLNL encoded by the coding sequence TTGGGACCGGAAGGTTATATCCTGGAAATAAACGAAAGCGGAGTGTTTATGAAAGCGGCAACTACTGCCGGTCTATTTTATGCCATACAAAGCCTCAGGCAAATTTTACCTTCTTCCCTGGAAGATACCCCGCTGCAAAATAAAAGAATTCAACTGCCCCACCTTTATATAAAAGATGTGCCGCAGTACAGTTGGAGGGGAACCATGGTTGATATCGCGAGAAGTTTTTTCGGCCTGGAATATTTAAAGTCGCACGTGGACAGGATGGCCTTATATAAAATGAACCGCCTTCACTTACATCTTACAGACGACCAGGGGTGGAGAATTGAAATTAAAAGTAAGCCCGCATTAACCAATGTTGGCTCTAAAGGGGCAGTTGAAAATGGAAGGTACGGTTACTTAACCCAGAAACAATACCTGGAATTACAGGATTATGCCCTGGCAAGAAATATAGTTATTGTTCCTGAGATAGATATGCCGGGCCATATATACTCAGCCCTGGTGGCCTATCCAGAACTTAATTGTGAGGAATATTCCAATATTGAACCAAAGATGGCCACCCCACCGGAATTATTTACCGGCACCAAAGTAGGCTGGAGCAAACTATGCCTTACAAAACCGGAGATATATAATTTTGTTTCCAAGGTAATTGGGGAAATATCTACCATAACCCACGGCCCGTGGATACATATTGGAGGTGATGAGATCAAAGATGATTTATATGAAACATTTGTTGTAAAGGCCGATTCTATTGTACAACACCACGGAAAAACAAGCATAGGCTGGGAAGAAGTTACAAAGGCCAAAGTAAGCAACTCCCTTATAAGTCAGCAATGGCATGGAAAAGTTGAGAGTCTTGTAGATGTGAAGGTTATTGAATCTATTTGCACCAGTTTTTATTTTGACCATGCCAATATCCCGGGACAGGAGAAAACCAATAATTGGTGCAAGAAATCTGGTGTTACCCTGGAAGAGGTGTATAGTTATAGTAGCAGCAATAAAAATGTAATTGGCCTTGAGGCTCCCGTATGGACCGAATTTGTTTGGGATGATAGCAGCCTGGATAACCGTTTTTGGCCCAGAACTATTGCGGTGGCAGAACTTGCGTGGAACCATGATGCACCCAGGGATTACAGGGAATTTTCAGGGAGATTGCAACAACACCAGGATAGATTACAGCGTATGGGGGTTAATTACTTTCCTGCAGAGGAGTTATCCTGGAAAGAAAACCAAAATACCCGTATCAAAGCAGATGTTTTCAGAGGTTTTATTCCTGAAAGCTTTAAAAGGACAACTTTATTGAATTTATAA
- a CDS encoding sugar MFS transporter: MKNPTSNPTGNTTRSIIIIGALFFIFGFVTWLNSVLIPYLKIACELNNFQSYFVVTAFYISYLVMALPSAWVLQKTGYKKGMSLGLLVMAVGAVIFIPAAYSRTYELFLIGLFVQGTGLALLQTAANPYVVVLGPAESAAKRISIMGICNKVAGVLAPIVLGAILFTSGDNLVETVEILQGAEKATALDELAQRVVTPYLVMMAILLILSAWIYFSSLPEVDADAEDEELAKSNLNKTSIFQFPHLFLGTFALFLYVGVEVIAGDTIISYANEAQGIPLSEAKFFASLTLGAMIVGYVIGIFTIPKYITQENALKISAILGLAFGLVAIFGDGFISVLAVALLGIANALVWPAIWPMALAGLGRFTKVGSSFLIMAIAGGAILPLVYGYFADLFNPQQAYWVIIPCYAFILYFATTGYKTGRSA; the protein is encoded by the coding sequence ATGAAAAACCCAACATCCAATCCAACAGGCAATACAACCCGCTCTATTATCATAATTGGGGCTTTATTCTTCATATTCGGTTTTGTCACGTGGCTGAATTCAGTATTAATACCCTATTTAAAAATAGCCTGCGAGCTCAATAATTTTCAGTCCTATTTTGTGGTAACGGCTTTTTATATTTCGTACCTGGTTATGGCTCTTCCCTCTGCCTGGGTGTTGCAAAAAACAGGTTACAAGAAGGGGATGTCCCTGGGGTTACTCGTGATGGCTGTTGGGGCAGTAATTTTTATTCCTGCGGCATATTCCCGCACTTATGAGTTATTTTTAATAGGATTATTTGTTCAGGGTACAGGGCTTGCTCTACTCCAAACCGCCGCAAACCCTTATGTTGTTGTGCTGGGCCCTGCGGAAAGTGCAGCCAAAAGGATAAGCATTATGGGAATTTGCAACAAGGTAGCCGGGGTTTTGGCGCCAATTGTTTTAGGTGCAATTCTTTTTACATCGGGGGATAACCTGGTTGAAACCGTAGAGATTCTCCAGGGTGCTGAAAAAGCCACTGCCCTTGATGAGCTGGCGCAACGGGTTGTTACTCCCTATTTGGTAATGATGGCAATTCTTTTAATCCTTAGTGCCTGGATATATTTCTCATCCCTGCCGGAGGTTGATGCCGATGCAGAAGATGAAGAACTGGCAAAATCTAACCTGAACAAAACCAGTATCTTTCAATTCCCTCATTTGTTCCTTGGAACTTTCGCCCTGTTTCTATATGTGGGGGTTGAGGTAATTGCCGGCGATACTATTATAAGTTATGCAAATGAAGCTCAGGGAATTCCTTTGAGCGAGGCTAAGTTCTTTGCAAGTTTAACCCTGGGAGCCATGATAGTGGGTTATGTAATAGGGATCTTCACTATTCCAAAATATATTACCCAGGAAAATGCCCTTAAAATTTCTGCAATCCTGGGATTGGCTTTTGGTTTGGTAGCCATATTTGGCGACGGATTCATTTCGGTGTTGGCCGTTGCACTTCTGGGAATAGCCAACGCACTGGTGTGGCCTGCAATATGGCCAATGGCCCTTGCCGGTTTGGGACGTTTCACCAAGGTGGGTTCCTCTTTTCTAATTATGGCCATTGCTGGTGGAGCGATCCTTCCGTTGGTATATGGTTATTTTGCCGATCTTTTTAATCCCCAACAAGCCTATTGGGTCATCATACCCTGTTATGCCTTTATCTTGTATTTTGCTACCACAGGTTATAAAACCGGTCGCAGTGCCTGA
- a CDS encoding cation:proton antiporter — translation MNEFLEILYHEFELPFSNPVLVFSVILLIILVSPILFRRLKIPGIIVLIISGIIVGPYGAGLLEQNAAIDLFSKIGLLYIMFIAGLELDMNQFKVNRNKSFLFGAFTFTIPLIIGFPVCYYFLGYNFNASFLTASMFATHTLIAYPIVSRLGVSKNEAVAITVGGTILTDTAVLIILAIILGNAEEGGLTADFWIRLMISLTIFVAIMFFLVPRIAKWFFTKMEKEKHSHYIFVLTVVFLAAFLAELAGIEDIIGAFLAGLGLNRLIPHSSALMNRIEFMGNSLFIPIFLLSVGMLVDVRVIFSGYMAIVVAITLSIVAISGKWLAAFFTQLVFKYTSSQRKVIFGLSSGHAAATLAVILVGFNAGIIDKNILNGTIILILITSIVATLATENAARKMVAESEEVNPEEVKNSESFKMETILLPLANIVNFDKLVEFAILIKDKSSENPVSILSVVPNDEQAELNIAQAKTKLEEFVVQASASETMVDITATIDQDVAEGISRKSKELIVDLLVMGWPTSSAKDVVIGEKMAGIINRTTKTIMICQPLKPWATHQRLVLGVPERSEEMEGFELWVKKSIKISEELSVPILVFCSDKTQQAIIELVEDLNLRAPFEFRTFQNWEDISLIVESIEPDDIFMLVNARKDSVAYQPVLEKLPRRLEKMLGETTKILVYPQ, via the coding sequence ATGAATGAATTTTTAGAGATCCTTTATCACGAATTCGAATTGCCTTTTAGTAATCCAGTGCTTGTTTTTTCGGTTATACTTTTAATAATACTTGTTTCCCCAATCCTTTTCAGAAGATTAAAGATTCCCGGGATTATAGTTTTAATCATTTCAGGAATAATAGTTGGGCCTTACGGCGCTGGGTTGCTTGAGCAAAATGCCGCCATTGATCTCTTTTCAAAAATAGGTTTATTATATATTATGTTTATTGCAGGACTGGAGCTGGACATGAACCAGTTTAAAGTAAACCGCAATAAAAGTTTCCTGTTTGGGGCATTTACTTTTACAATACCATTAATAATAGGCTTCCCGGTATGTTATTACTTTTTAGGCTATAATTTTAACGCGAGTTTTTTAACAGCCAGTATGTTTGCTACCCACACCCTTATTGCATATCCCATTGTAAGTCGCCTGGGAGTTTCAAAAAATGAAGCTGTAGCAATTACCGTTGGTGGTACCATACTTACAGACACAGCGGTGCTTATCATCCTGGCAATTATTCTTGGAAATGCTGAGGAAGGGGGCCTAACTGCCGATTTCTGGATACGGCTTATGATCTCTCTTACTATTTTTGTTGCAATAATGTTTTTTTTAGTCCCCAGGATCGCCAAGTGGTTTTTCACCAAAATGGAAAAGGAAAAACATTCCCATTATATTTTCGTATTAACGGTGGTGTTTCTTGCAGCATTTCTTGCAGAACTTGCAGGGATAGAAGATATCATAGGAGCCTTCCTTGCAGGTCTGGGGTTAAACAGGTTAATTCCTCATTCTTCGGCTTTAATGAACAGGATTGAGTTTATGGGGAACTCCCTCTTCATTCCCATATTTCTTCTGAGTGTGGGAATGCTTGTAGATGTGCGGGTAATTTTTAGTGGCTATATGGCAATTGTAGTGGCAATTACCCTTTCCATAGTAGCAATATCTGGAAAATGGCTGGCAGCTTTTTTTACACAGCTGGTTTTTAAATATACTTCCTCCCAGCGAAAGGTGATATTTGGCTTGAGTAGCGGGCACGCGGCCGCAACCCTGGCGGTGATACTTGTGGGGTTTAATGCGGGAATAATTGATAAGAACATCTTAAACGGGACTATTATCCTTATTCTTATTACCTCAATAGTTGCAACTCTTGCTACTGAAAATGCAGCAAGAAAAATGGTGGCTGAATCGGAAGAAGTTAATCCTGAAGAAGTAAAGAATTCAGAAAGTTTCAAAATGGAAACTATCCTGCTTCCCCTGGCCAATATTGTTAATTTTGATAAACTGGTGGAATTTGCGATCCTTATTAAGGATAAATCTTCGGAAAATCCGGTTTCCATTTTATCTGTAGTGCCTAATGATGAACAGGCAGAACTTAATATTGCCCAGGCGAAGACCAAGTTGGAGGAATTTGTTGTGCAGGCATCGGCTTCTGAAACTATGGTAGATATTACAGCGACCATTGATCAGGATGTAGCTGAAGGGATCTCGAGGAAATCCAAAGAATTGATCGTTGATCTTCTTGTAATGGGATGGCCAACCAGCTCTGCCAAGGATGTGGTAATAGGAGAAAAAATGGCAGGTATCATAAACAGAACTACTAAAACCATTATGATATGCCAGCCACTAAAACCGTGGGCAACCCATCAAAGACTGGTATTGGGCGTTCCGGAAAGATCTGAGGAAATGGAGGGCTTTGAACTTTGGGTAAAGAAAAGTATTAAAATTTCAGAAGAACTGAGTGTTCCTATTTTGGTTTTTTGTTCAGACAAAACCCAGCAGGCAATTATAGAACTGGTGGAGGATCTTAATCTGAGGGCTCCTTTTGAATTCCGCACTTTTCAAAACTGGGAGGATATTTCGCTTATTGTTGAAAGTATAGAACCCGATGATATTTTCATGCTTGTGAATGCGCGAAAAGATAGTGTGGCATACCAGCCGGTCCTGGAAAAGCTACCCCGTAGGTTAGAGAAGATGTTGGGCGAGACAACTAAGATCCTGGTGTATCCTCAATAA
- a CDS encoding MBL fold metallo-hydrolase, giving the protein MKLYPIEAGNFKLDGGAMFGVVPKSIWNRTNPADGNNLIDMAARCLLIEEGEKLILIDTGMGDKQSEKFYGYYNLWGDESIDKSLTKYGFHRDDVTDVFMTHLHFDHCGGSVQWNKERTGYEPAFKNARFWSNKDHWDWATTPNPREKASFLKENIIPMQQSGKLHFVEKDPTNSYLDTTPLAFGVFFADGHTDKQMIPHINYQGKTLVFMADLLPTAGHVPLPYVMGYDTRPLLTMTEKENFLNKAADENYYLFLEHDAHNQIITVKHTEKGVRLDQTFSFNELFNQ; this is encoded by the coding sequence ATGAAACTATATCCAATTGAAGCCGGGAATTTTAAACTCGATGGGGGAGCTATGTTTGGGGTTGTACCCAAGTCCATCTGGAATCGCACAAATCCGGCAGATGGGAACAATCTCATAGATATGGCTGCACGCTGTCTCCTTATTGAAGAAGGCGAAAAACTAATTCTCATTGACACCGGCATGGGAGATAAGCAAAGCGAAAAATTTTACGGATATTACAATTTGTGGGGAGATGAGTCTATTGATAAATCCCTTACAAAATATGGTTTTCACCGGGATGATGTGACAGATGTATTTATGACGCACCTGCATTTTGACCATTGTGGCGGGTCTGTTCAATGGAATAAGGAACGCACAGGATATGAACCGGCTTTTAAAAATGCGAGATTCTGGAGCAATAAAGATCATTGGGATTGGGCCACCACTCCTAACCCGCGGGAAAAAGCATCCTTTTTAAAGGAAAATATAATTCCTATGCAACAAAGCGGCAAACTGCATTTCGTGGAAAAGGACCCTACCAACAGTTATCTGGACACCACCCCTCTTGCATTTGGTGTGTTTTTTGCGGATGGGCATACAGATAAGCAAATGATACCACACATAAATTACCAGGGCAAAACCCTAGTTTTTATGGCCGATCTTCTTCCCACGGCAGGGCATGTCCCCCTGCCTTATGTAATGGGATATGATACCAGGCCATTATTAACAATGACGGAAAAGGAAAACTTTTTGAATAAAGCTGCAGATGAGAATTACTATTTATTTTTGGAACATGATGCGCATAATCAAATAATCACCGTTAAACACACTGAAAAAGGCGTACGGTTGGATCAAACTTTTTCTTTTAATGAACTTTTTAATCAATAA